A region of Dictyostelium discoideum AX4 chromosome 1 chromosome, whole genome shotgun sequence DNA encodes the following proteins:
- the pakC gene encoding PAKA subfamily protein kinase (pleckstrin homology (PH) domain-containing protein), whose protein sequence is MISLDLSPTLWKSPDKEGELKKQGHVVKNWKKRKFIIQNDMLFYFKDKEERPVGAVPLRMSRCYENKSLGKPNCFELVSPRINKTFFIQANTPDEMASWMKAVEKGSEYSTVSQPFNLKHEVHVDFNSATGFSGLPKEWEVILKSSNVSKQEVLDKPSEWLSVLEFQAGRTMEKSNSQNLSALPDESNLTLSDLVTKEDPTKIYKNMTKIGEGAAGEVFVATSSKNNKRVAIKKIEINNDNAKLLVTEIAIMKTSHHDNIVNYIDSYIVNDRELWVAMEFMGGGCLTDILEAFDNIKMSEIQIAYVVKETLKALQYIHSLHRIHRDIKSDNILLGSEGSVKIADFGYAAQLTQKQQKRNTVVGTPYWMAPELIRGHDYGVKVDIWSLGIMMMEMAEGEPPYMDFPPLRALFLITTKGIPPLKETTKWSKTFQDFFSKCLDINVANRPDATDLLKHPFMDLACDSSEFKPLIQAARNV, encoded by the exons atgatttcattATAAGAT cTATCACCAACATTATGGAAATCACCAGATAAAGAGGGTGAATTAAAGAAACAAGGACATGTAGTAAAGAATTGGAAGAAAAGAAAgtttattattcaaaatgatatgttattttattttaaggaTAAAGAGGAGAGACCAGTTGGAGCGGTGCCATTAAGAATGTCACGTTGctatgaaaataaatcattaggTAAACCAAATTGTTTCGAATTAGTATCACCAAGAATCAATAAAACATTTTTCATTCAAGCCAATACACCAGATGAAATGGCAAGTTGGATGAAAGCAGTTGAGAAAGGATCAGAATATAGCACAGTATCACAACCATTCAATCTTAAACATGAGGTACATGTTGATTTCAATTCAGCAACTGGTTTCTCTGGTTTACCAAAAGAATGGGAAGTTATCTTAAAGTCTTCAAATGTTTCAAAACAAGAAGTACTCGATAAACCAAGTGAATGGTTATCAGTTTTAGAATTTCAAGCTGGTAGAACAAtggaaaaatcaaattctcAAAATTTATCTGCACTTCCTGATGAATCAAATTTAACTCTTA GTGATTTAGTAACAAAAGAAGATCCAactaaaatttataaaaatatgaCAAAGATTGGAGAAGGTGCAGCAGGAGAAGTATTTGTAGCAACATCATCAAAGAACAATAAGAGAGTtgcaattaaaaagattgaaaTTAACAATGATAATGCCAAACTCTTGGTAACAGAGATTGCAATTATGAAGACATCACATCATGATAACATTGTAAATTACATTGATAGTTATATAGTGAACGATAGAGAACTTTGGGTTGCAATGGAGTTTATGGGTGGTGGTTGTTTAACAGACATTTTAGAGGCATTTGATAATATCAAAATGAGTGAGATTCAAATTGCTTATGTGGTTAAAGAGACCTTGAAGGCATTGCAATACATTCATAGTCTTCATCGTATTCATAGAGATATAAAGagtgataatattttattgggCTCAGAGGGTAGTGTAAAGATTGCTGATTTTGGTTATGCCGCTCAATTAactcaaaaacaacaaaaacgtAATACCGTCGTTGGTACCCCTTATTGGATGGCCCCAGAACTCATTAGAGGTCACGATTATGGTGTCAAGGTTGATATTTGGTCTTTGGGTATCATGATGATGGAAATGGCTGAAGGTGAACCACCTTATATGGATTTCCCACCATTGCGTGCTCTTTTCCTCATCACTACTAAAGGTATTCCACCACTTAAAGAAACAACCAAATGGAGTAAAACTTTCCAAGATTTCTTCTCAAAATGTCTCGATATCAATGTTGCTAATCGTCCTGATGCTACCGATCTTTTAAAACATCCTTTCATGGATTTGGCATGTGATTCCTCTGAATTTAAACCATTAATTCAAGCCGCAAGAAATGTTTAA
- a CDS encoding PAP2 family protein, whose protein sequence is MVNAANSANCTNVNGDMFMNKCWKNDESVLPLMASFIMQFVNPRTVAISTTTILFLLPAILLLSNSPAVYPALKNKYSQLRIILIHMLHRSAYPLVLGVGLYAVFRQRRPCFCDGAPVGSIYGMPSGDAMAGGILGAFLIDKAPFYPKLARVLGVCVMICVCFERTILGFHTIGQVVTGTSIGFILHFYSTRVPQWFIAVDILMQWILSAIALQLDPALIYSPNDSNNLWVWFIWGASFQVLVLFLLFRVGKSPLDGWRVLRQSMNKMSKDDLNIQSDSAEDHLLAYAIKPSHDMIESDERYKRRISKDADIPYTFIAFIAFFAVNFLSFCMQQWGWLVHTSDSAAGGTPMA, encoded by the exons ATGGTAAATGCAGCAAATAGCGCAAATTGTACAAATGTAAATGGTGATATGTTTATGAATAAATGTTGGAAGAATGATGAGAGTGTATTACCATTGATGGCAAGTTTTATTATGCAATTTGTTAATCCAAGAACAGTTGCCATCtctaccactactattttATTCCTTTTACCAGCAATACTTTTACTCAGTAATTCACCAGCAGTATATCCAGCactcaaaaataaatatagcCAACTCAGAATCATTTTAATTCATATGTTACATAGATCAGCTTACCCATTAGTATTGGGTGTTGGTTTATATGCTGTTTTTAGACAAAGAAGACCTTGTTTTTGTGATGGTGCACCAGTTGGTAGTATTTATGGAA tGCCATCAGGTGATGCAATGGCAGGAGGTATTTTAGGtgcatttttaattgataaagcACCATTTTATCCAAAATTAGCAAGAGTATTGGGTGTATGCGTAATGATTTGTGTTTGTTTTGAACGTACAATTTTAGGATTCCATACAATTGGACAAGTGGTTACAGGAACATCAATTGGTTTTATATTACATTTTTACTCTACAAGAGTACCACAATGGTTTATTGCAGTCGATATTTTAATGCAATGGATTTTATCAGCAATAGCATTACAATTGGATCCAGCTTTAATCTATTCAccaaatgattcaaataacTTGTGGGTTTGGTTTATTTGGGGTGCTTCATTCCAAGTTTtggtattgtttttattatttagagTTGGTAAAAGTCCTTTAGACGGTTGGAGAGTTTTAAGACAATCAATGAATAAAATGTCCAAAGACGACTTAAACATTCAATCAGATTCAGCTGAGGATCATTTATTAGCATATGCAATCAAACCTTCTCATGACATGATCGAATCAGATGAAAGATACAAAAGAAGAATATCAAAAGATGCTGACATTCCTTATACTTTTATTGCTTTCATTGCTTTCTTTGCCGTTAactttttatcattttgtaTGCAACAATGGGGTTGGTTGGTTCATACCTCTGATTCTGCTGCTGGTGGAACACCAATGgcttaa